One part of the Solea solea chromosome 16, fSolSol10.1, whole genome shotgun sequence genome encodes these proteins:
- the flii gene encoding protein flightless-1 homolog isoform X2, with the protein MAATGVLPFIRGVDLSGNDFKGGYFPEHVKCMSSLRWLKLNRTGLCYLPEELASLQKLEHLSVSHNSLTTLHGELSNLPNLRAVVARANNLKNSGVPDDIFQLDDLSVLDLSYNQLTEIPRDLENSRNMLVLNLSHNSIDSIPNQLFINLTDLLYLDLSDNKLDSLPPQMRRLVHLQTLTLNNNPLMHAQLRQLPAMVALQTLHLRNTQRTQSNMPTSLEGLTQLADVDLSCNDLSRVPECLYSLGSLKRLNLSSNQISELSLCIDQWTQLETLNLSRNQLTSLPSAICKLSKLKKLYVNSNKLDFDGVPPGVGKLSSLTEFMAANNNLELIPEGLCRCGKLKKLVLNKNRLVTLPEAIHFLTDLEILDVRENPNLVMPPKPVERGSEWYNIDFSLQNQLRLAGASPATVAAAGGGASPRDHLARKMRLRRRKDCSQDDQAKQVLKGMSDVAQEKKNMEENGDLKYGDLKIRRWDKSLEKPHLDYSEFFMEDVGQVPGVTVWQIENFIPLQLDDTFHGKFYEADCYIILKTFLDDNGALNWEIYYWIGQESTLDKKASSAIHAVNLRNFLGAECRSIREEMGDESDEFSAVFNNEISYIEGGTASGFYTVEDTNYSLRLYRIYGKKNIRLESVPAKNSSLDPRYVFLLDTGLEISIWRGANATLSSTTKARLFAEKINKNERKGKAEIVTLRQNQEPPTFWETLGGQPEEIKKHVPDDFSPVRPKLYKVGLGLGYLELPQVNYKLSVEHKDHKIKLDTLPELRLVQSLLDTKCVYILDCWSDVFIWIGRKSPRLVRAAALKLGQEICSMLHRPKHACVTRNLEGTECQVFKSKFKNWDDVLKVDYTRAAETVQQKDNLQGKVKKDAEKKDQMKADLTALFLPRQPAMPLTEAEQLTEEWNEDLDGMEGFVLEGKKFARLPEEEFGHFFTQDCYVFLCRYWVPVEYEDDEKEKKAGEGGRGEGGREEEEDKQPEEDFQCVVYFWQGRQASNMGWLTFTFSLQKKFESLFPGKLKVVRMTQQQENLKFLSHFKRKFIIHKGKRKQKTDSAQPSLYHIRTNGSALCTRTIQIGTDSSNLNSEFCFILKVPFESTDNQGIVYTWVGRAADPDEAKLAEDIMNSMFDDTYSKQVINEGEEPENFFWVGIGSQKEYDEDAVYMKYARLFRCSNEKGYFSVSEKCSDFCQDDLADDDIMLLDNGNEVYMWVGTQTSQVEIKLSLKACQVYIQHMRSKDTEHPRKLRLVRKGNEPHCFTRCFHAWGAFKTPPA; encoded by the exons ATGGCTGCCACCGGAGTTCTTCCCTTCATCAGGGGGGTGGACCTGAGTGGAAACGACTTCAAA GGTGGATACTTCCCAGAGCATGTCAAGTGTATGAGCAGTCTGCGATGGCTGAAACTGAACAGGACAGGACTTTGTTACCTGCCAGAGGAGCTGGCCTCTCTGCAGAAGCTG GAGCATCTTTCAGTGAGTCACAACAGCCTGACCACCTTACATGGAGAACTGTCCAATTTACCAAACCTACGG GCGGTGGTAGCCAGAGCCAACAACCTGAAAAACTCAGGAGTCCCAGATGACATCTTTCAACTTGATGATCTTTCTGTGCTG gACCTGAGTTACAATCAGCTGACAGAGATTCCCAGGGACCTGGAGAACAGCAGAAACATGCTAGTGCTGAATCTGAGCCACAACAGTATTGATTCTATTCCCAACCAGCTGTTCATCAACTTAACAGACCTGCTGTACCTGGACCTGAGCGACAACAAGCTGGACAGTCTCCCACCTCAGATGAGACGCCTAGTGCATCTTCAGACTCTCACACTGAACAACAACCCACTGATGCATGCTCAGTTGCG ACAGTTACCAGCCATGGTGGCATTACAGACTCTCCACTTGAGGAACACTCAGAGGACGCAGAGCAACATGCCCACCAGCCTGGAGGGACTGACACAATTAGCAG ATGTTGACCTGTCATGTAACGACCTGTCTCGAGTGCCAGAGTGCCTCTATTCACTGGGCAGTCTGAAGAGACTTAACCTGAGCAGCAATCAGATCTCTGAGCTCTCCCTCTGCATTGACCAGTGGACTCAGCTGGAGACACTTAATCTGAGCCGTAATCAGCTCACCTCATTGCCC TCTGCCATTTGTAAGCTCTCCAAGCTGAAGAAGCTGTATGTGAACTCCAACAAACTGGACTTTGATGGCGTTCCACCTGGCGTGGGTAAACTCTCTAGCCTCACTGAGTTTATGGCTGCAAACAACAACCTGGAGCTTATCCCTGAGGGTCTCTGCAG GTGTGGCAAGTTGAAGAAGCTGGTGCTGAATAAAAATCGCCTGGTGACTCTGCCTGAAGCTATCCACTTCTTGACTGACTTAGAG ATTCTGGATGTGCGTGAGAACCCCAACCTGGTGATGCCTCCTAAACCTGTGGAAAGAGGATCAGAGTGGTACAACATTGACTTCTCCCTACAGAACCAGCTCCGACTGGCCGGAGCCTCGCCTGCTACAgtggctgctgctggaggag GGGCCAGCCCCCGAGATCACCTGGCGAGGAAGAtgaggctgaggaggagaaaggacTGCTCTCAGGACGATCAGGCAAAGCAGGTGTTGAAGGGCATGAGTGACGTTgcacaggagaagaagaacatggAG GAGAACGGAGACTTGAAATATGGCGATTTAAAGATTCGACGTTGGGACAAGAGTCTAGAGAAGCCTCATCTGGACTATTCTGAGTTCTTTATGGAGGACGTGGGACAG GTTCCAGGTGTAACAGTGTGGCAGATAGAGAACTTCATTCCTCTTCAATTGGATGACACCTTCCATGGAAAATTCTATGAGGCAGACTGTTATATTATCCTCAAG ACTTTCTTGGATGATAACGGAGCACTGAACTGGGAGATCTACTACTGGATTGGTCAGGAATCTACTCTGGACAAGAAAGCCAGTTCTGCTATCCATGCCGTCAACCTCCGAAATTTCCTTGGAGCAGAGTGCAGGTCGATCAGGGAAGAGATGGGAGATGAGAGTGATGAGTTCAGCGCG GTGTTTAACAATGAGATCTCCTACATTGAGGGAGGAACAGCCAGTGGATTCTACACTGTGGAGGACACAAACTATTCTCTCAG gtTGTACAGAATTTATGGCAAGAAAAACATCAGACTGGAATCTGTGCCTGCGAAGAACTCCTCCCTCGATCCACG CTACGTCTTCCTGTTGGACACCGGACTAGAAATCTCTATCTGGAGAGGAGCCAATGCTACACTCAGCAGTACCACAAAGGCAAG GTTATTTGCAGAAAAGATAAATAAGAATGAGCGCAAGGGTAAGGCAGAGATTGTAACACTCAGGCAGAACCAGGAACCTCCAACATTCTGGGAGACGCTGGGAGGACAACCAGAGGAGATCAAGAAACACGTACCGGATGACTTCTCTCCCGTCAGACCTAAACTATATAAG GTGGGCTTGGGTCTGGGCTATCTGGAGTTGCCACAGGTTAACTACAAGCTGTCGGTGGAGCACAAAGACCACAAGATTAAACTGGACACTCTGCCAGAACTAAGACTG GTGCAGTCTCTTCTGGACACAAAGTGCGTGTACATCCTGGACTGCTGGTCTGATGTGTTTATCTGGATCGGGAGGAAGTCGCCCCGTCTCGTCCGAGCAGCTGCTTTGAAACTGGGCCAGGAGATTTGCTCCATGCTGCATCGGCCCAAACATGCCTGTGTCACCCGCAACCTGGAGGGAACCGAGTGTCag GTGTTTAAGTCCAAGTTCAAGAACTGGGATGATGTGTTGAAGGTGGATTACAccagagcagcagagactgtaCAGCAGAAAGACAACCTGCAGGGCAAG GTGAAGAAAGACGCAGAGAAGAAAGACCAGATGAAAGCTGACCTCACAGCTCTCTTCCTCCCCAGGCAGCCAGCGATGCCTCTCACTGAG GCTGAGCAGCTGACAGAGGAGTGGAACGAGGACCTGGACGGCATGGAAGGATTTGTGTTGGAGGGAAAGAAGTTTGCTCGTCTACCAGAGGAAGAGTTTGGGCATTTCTTCACACAGGACTGTTACGTCTTCCTCTGCAg ATACTGGGTGCCTGTGGAGTACGAGGATgatgagaaagagaaaaaggcaGGTGAAGGTGGTAGAGGTGAAGGAggacgagaggaggaggaggacaaacaGCCAGAGGAGGACTTCCAGTGTGTGGTGTACTTCTGGCAGGGCAGACAGGCGTCCAACATGGGCTGGCTCACCTTCACCTTCTCCCTGCAGAAGAAGTTTGAGAGTCTTTTCCCTGGAAAATTGAAG GTGGTGAGAatgacacagcagcaggagaacctCAAGTTCCTGTCCCATTTTAAGAGGAAGTTCATCATCCACAAAGggaagaggaaacagaagaCGGACTCGGCTCAGCCTTCACTCTACCACATACGCACCAATGGCAGCGCACTTTGCACCAG GACCATCCAGATTGGAACAGATTCAAGCAATCTCAACTCGGAGTTCTGCTTCATACTCAAG GTACCATTTGAGAGCACAGACAATCAGGGCATAGTTTACACCTGGGTGGGCAGAGCTGCTGATCCAGACGAAGCAAAACTGGCCGAGGACATCATGAACAGCATGTTTGACGACACGTACAGCAAACAG GTAATTAACGAGGGAGAGGAGCCGGAGAACTTCTTCTGGGTCGGTATTGGTTCTCAGAAAGAGTATGACGAAGATGCAGTTTACATGAAATATGCTCGTCTCTTCAG GTGTTCAAATGAGAAGGGCTACTTCTCCGTGTCAGAGAAATGCTCGGACTTCTGTCAGGACGACTTggctgatgatgacatcatgttgcTGGACAATGGCAACGAG GTCTACATGTGGGTTGGCACTCAGACCAGCCAGGTGGAGATCAAACTCAGTCTCAAAGCGTGTCAG GTTTACATCCAGCACATGCGCTCCAAAGACACAGAACACCCGAGGAAGCTGCGACTGGTGCGGAAGGGAAACGAGCCCCACTGCTTCACGCGCTGCTTTCACGCCTGGGGAGCTTTCAAAACTCCACCCGCAtag
- the flii gene encoding protein flightless-1 homolog isoform X1, translating into MAATGVLPFIRGVDLSGNDFKGGYFPEHVKCMSSLRWLKLNRTGLCYLPEELASLQKLEHLSVSHNSLTTLHGELSNLPNLRAVVARANNLKNSGVPDDIFQLDDLSVLDLSYNQLTEIPRDLENSRNMLVLNLSHNSIDSIPNQLFINLTDLLYLDLSDNKLDSLPPQMRRLVHLQTLTLNNNPLMHAQLRQLPAMVALQTLHLRNTQRTQSNMPTSLEGLTQLADVDLSCNDLSRVPECLYSLGSLKRLNLSSNQISELSLCIDQWTQLETLNLSRNQLTSLPSAICKLSKLKKLYVNSNKLDFDGVPPGVGKLSSLTEFMAANNNLELIPEGLCRCGKLKKLVLNKNRLVTLPEAIHFLTDLEILDVRENPNLVMPPKPVERGSEWYNIDFSLQNQLRLAGASPATVAAAGGGASPRDHLARKMRLRRRKDCSQDDQAKQVLKGMSDVAQEKKNMEQENGDLKYGDLKIRRWDKSLEKPHLDYSEFFMEDVGQVPGVTVWQIENFIPLQLDDTFHGKFYEADCYIILKTFLDDNGALNWEIYYWIGQESTLDKKASSAIHAVNLRNFLGAECRSIREEMGDESDEFSAVFNNEISYIEGGTASGFYTVEDTNYSLRLYRIYGKKNIRLESVPAKNSSLDPRYVFLLDTGLEISIWRGANATLSSTTKARLFAEKINKNERKGKAEIVTLRQNQEPPTFWETLGGQPEEIKKHVPDDFSPVRPKLYKVGLGLGYLELPQVNYKLSVEHKDHKIKLDTLPELRLVQSLLDTKCVYILDCWSDVFIWIGRKSPRLVRAAALKLGQEICSMLHRPKHACVTRNLEGTECQVFKSKFKNWDDVLKVDYTRAAETVQQKDNLQGKVKKDAEKKDQMKADLTALFLPRQPAMPLTEAEQLTEEWNEDLDGMEGFVLEGKKFARLPEEEFGHFFTQDCYVFLCRYWVPVEYEDDEKEKKAGEGGRGEGGREEEEDKQPEEDFQCVVYFWQGRQASNMGWLTFTFSLQKKFESLFPGKLKVVRMTQQQENLKFLSHFKRKFIIHKGKRKQKTDSAQPSLYHIRTNGSALCTRTIQIGTDSSNLNSEFCFILKVPFESTDNQGIVYTWVGRAADPDEAKLAEDIMNSMFDDTYSKQVINEGEEPENFFWVGIGSQKEYDEDAVYMKYARLFRCSNEKGYFSVSEKCSDFCQDDLADDDIMLLDNGNEVYMWVGTQTSQVEIKLSLKACQVYIQHMRSKDTEHPRKLRLVRKGNEPHCFTRCFHAWGAFKTPPA; encoded by the exons ATGGCTGCCACCGGAGTTCTTCCCTTCATCAGGGGGGTGGACCTGAGTGGAAACGACTTCAAA GGTGGATACTTCCCAGAGCATGTCAAGTGTATGAGCAGTCTGCGATGGCTGAAACTGAACAGGACAGGACTTTGTTACCTGCCAGAGGAGCTGGCCTCTCTGCAGAAGCTG GAGCATCTTTCAGTGAGTCACAACAGCCTGACCACCTTACATGGAGAACTGTCCAATTTACCAAACCTACGG GCGGTGGTAGCCAGAGCCAACAACCTGAAAAACTCAGGAGTCCCAGATGACATCTTTCAACTTGATGATCTTTCTGTGCTG gACCTGAGTTACAATCAGCTGACAGAGATTCCCAGGGACCTGGAGAACAGCAGAAACATGCTAGTGCTGAATCTGAGCCACAACAGTATTGATTCTATTCCCAACCAGCTGTTCATCAACTTAACAGACCTGCTGTACCTGGACCTGAGCGACAACAAGCTGGACAGTCTCCCACCTCAGATGAGACGCCTAGTGCATCTTCAGACTCTCACACTGAACAACAACCCACTGATGCATGCTCAGTTGCG ACAGTTACCAGCCATGGTGGCATTACAGACTCTCCACTTGAGGAACACTCAGAGGACGCAGAGCAACATGCCCACCAGCCTGGAGGGACTGACACAATTAGCAG ATGTTGACCTGTCATGTAACGACCTGTCTCGAGTGCCAGAGTGCCTCTATTCACTGGGCAGTCTGAAGAGACTTAACCTGAGCAGCAATCAGATCTCTGAGCTCTCCCTCTGCATTGACCAGTGGACTCAGCTGGAGACACTTAATCTGAGCCGTAATCAGCTCACCTCATTGCCC TCTGCCATTTGTAAGCTCTCCAAGCTGAAGAAGCTGTATGTGAACTCCAACAAACTGGACTTTGATGGCGTTCCACCTGGCGTGGGTAAACTCTCTAGCCTCACTGAGTTTATGGCTGCAAACAACAACCTGGAGCTTATCCCTGAGGGTCTCTGCAG GTGTGGCAAGTTGAAGAAGCTGGTGCTGAATAAAAATCGCCTGGTGACTCTGCCTGAAGCTATCCACTTCTTGACTGACTTAGAG ATTCTGGATGTGCGTGAGAACCCCAACCTGGTGATGCCTCCTAAACCTGTGGAAAGAGGATCAGAGTGGTACAACATTGACTTCTCCCTACAGAACCAGCTCCGACTGGCCGGAGCCTCGCCTGCTACAgtggctgctgctggaggag GGGCCAGCCCCCGAGATCACCTGGCGAGGAAGAtgaggctgaggaggagaaaggacTGCTCTCAGGACGATCAGGCAAAGCAGGTGTTGAAGGGCATGAGTGACGTTgcacaggagaagaagaacatggAG CAGGAGAACGGAGACTTGAAATATGGCGATTTAAAGATTCGACGTTGGGACAAGAGTCTAGAGAAGCCTCATCTGGACTATTCTGAGTTCTTTATGGAGGACGTGGGACAG GTTCCAGGTGTAACAGTGTGGCAGATAGAGAACTTCATTCCTCTTCAATTGGATGACACCTTCCATGGAAAATTCTATGAGGCAGACTGTTATATTATCCTCAAG ACTTTCTTGGATGATAACGGAGCACTGAACTGGGAGATCTACTACTGGATTGGTCAGGAATCTACTCTGGACAAGAAAGCCAGTTCTGCTATCCATGCCGTCAACCTCCGAAATTTCCTTGGAGCAGAGTGCAGGTCGATCAGGGAAGAGATGGGAGATGAGAGTGATGAGTTCAGCGCG GTGTTTAACAATGAGATCTCCTACATTGAGGGAGGAACAGCCAGTGGATTCTACACTGTGGAGGACACAAACTATTCTCTCAG gtTGTACAGAATTTATGGCAAGAAAAACATCAGACTGGAATCTGTGCCTGCGAAGAACTCCTCCCTCGATCCACG CTACGTCTTCCTGTTGGACACCGGACTAGAAATCTCTATCTGGAGAGGAGCCAATGCTACACTCAGCAGTACCACAAAGGCAAG GTTATTTGCAGAAAAGATAAATAAGAATGAGCGCAAGGGTAAGGCAGAGATTGTAACACTCAGGCAGAACCAGGAACCTCCAACATTCTGGGAGACGCTGGGAGGACAACCAGAGGAGATCAAGAAACACGTACCGGATGACTTCTCTCCCGTCAGACCTAAACTATATAAG GTGGGCTTGGGTCTGGGCTATCTGGAGTTGCCACAGGTTAACTACAAGCTGTCGGTGGAGCACAAAGACCACAAGATTAAACTGGACACTCTGCCAGAACTAAGACTG GTGCAGTCTCTTCTGGACACAAAGTGCGTGTACATCCTGGACTGCTGGTCTGATGTGTTTATCTGGATCGGGAGGAAGTCGCCCCGTCTCGTCCGAGCAGCTGCTTTGAAACTGGGCCAGGAGATTTGCTCCATGCTGCATCGGCCCAAACATGCCTGTGTCACCCGCAACCTGGAGGGAACCGAGTGTCag GTGTTTAAGTCCAAGTTCAAGAACTGGGATGATGTGTTGAAGGTGGATTACAccagagcagcagagactgtaCAGCAGAAAGACAACCTGCAGGGCAAG GTGAAGAAAGACGCAGAGAAGAAAGACCAGATGAAAGCTGACCTCACAGCTCTCTTCCTCCCCAGGCAGCCAGCGATGCCTCTCACTGAG GCTGAGCAGCTGACAGAGGAGTGGAACGAGGACCTGGACGGCATGGAAGGATTTGTGTTGGAGGGAAAGAAGTTTGCTCGTCTACCAGAGGAAGAGTTTGGGCATTTCTTCACACAGGACTGTTACGTCTTCCTCTGCAg ATACTGGGTGCCTGTGGAGTACGAGGATgatgagaaagagaaaaaggcaGGTGAAGGTGGTAGAGGTGAAGGAggacgagaggaggaggaggacaaacaGCCAGAGGAGGACTTCCAGTGTGTGGTGTACTTCTGGCAGGGCAGACAGGCGTCCAACATGGGCTGGCTCACCTTCACCTTCTCCCTGCAGAAGAAGTTTGAGAGTCTTTTCCCTGGAAAATTGAAG GTGGTGAGAatgacacagcagcaggagaacctCAAGTTCCTGTCCCATTTTAAGAGGAAGTTCATCATCCACAAAGggaagaggaaacagaagaCGGACTCGGCTCAGCCTTCACTCTACCACATACGCACCAATGGCAGCGCACTTTGCACCAG GACCATCCAGATTGGAACAGATTCAAGCAATCTCAACTCGGAGTTCTGCTTCATACTCAAG GTACCATTTGAGAGCACAGACAATCAGGGCATAGTTTACACCTGGGTGGGCAGAGCTGCTGATCCAGACGAAGCAAAACTGGCCGAGGACATCATGAACAGCATGTTTGACGACACGTACAGCAAACAG GTAATTAACGAGGGAGAGGAGCCGGAGAACTTCTTCTGGGTCGGTATTGGTTCTCAGAAAGAGTATGACGAAGATGCAGTTTACATGAAATATGCTCGTCTCTTCAG GTGTTCAAATGAGAAGGGCTACTTCTCCGTGTCAGAGAAATGCTCGGACTTCTGTCAGGACGACTTggctgatgatgacatcatgttgcTGGACAATGGCAACGAG GTCTACATGTGGGTTGGCACTCAGACCAGCCAGGTGGAGATCAAACTCAGTCTCAAAGCGTGTCAG GTTTACATCCAGCACATGCGCTCCAAAGACACAGAACACCCGAGGAAGCTGCGACTGGTGCGGAAGGGAAACGAGCCCCACTGCTTCACGCGCTGCTTTCACGCCTGGGGAGCTTTCAAAACTCCACCCGCAtag
- the desi1a gene encoding desumoylating isopeptidase 1a, whose product MDKNATRYNVQLYIYDLSRGMARSLSPIMLGKQLDGIWHTAIVSYGDEFFFGGEGISSCSPGGTMLGPPDTVVELGETEVSEEIFMDYLASLGESTYRGDRYRLFEHNCNTFTNEVAQFLTGRSIPSYITDLPSEVLSTPFGQILRPILDSIHIAPPGGNVINGGRNS is encoded by the exons ATGGATAAGAATGCTACGCGTTACAATGTACAACTGTATATTTATGATTTGTCGAGAGGAATGGCTCGCAGTCTCAGTCCTATCATGTTAG GAAAACAACTGGATGGTATATG GCACACAGCTATTGTGTCATACGGCGATGAGTTCTTCTTTGGAGGGGAGGGTATCTCTAGTTGTTCCCCG GGTGGAACGATGCTGGGACCTCCGGACACAGTCGTGGAGCTGGGTGAGACTGAAGTGTCTGAGGAAATCTTCATGGATTATCTCGCGTCCCTGGGAGAAAGCACATACAG AGGCGACAGGTATCGTCTGTTTGAGCACAACTGCAACACGTTCACCAACGAGGTGGCTCAGTTTCTGACGGGCAGGTCCATCCCCTCTTACATCACGGACCTTCCATCTGAAGTCCTCTCCAC GCCGTTTGGTCAGATACTGCGGCCCATCCTGGACTCCATCCACATCGCACCTCCAGGAGGTAACGTCATCAATGGAGGCAGAAACTCATAA